A segment of the Bdellovibrio bacteriovorus genome:
GGCTTCGATTTTTATTTTCCAGATGTTCTTTTTTTCGTCGTGGCCGATGACTTCTTTGGTGATTTTCACGGCGTTGGTTTCGCCGCTGACGGTGCTCATGGTCCCTGTCCAGGAAACTTTGTCACCGACATTGGGATAGGCCAAGGCGGTCGTGATAAACAGGGTGGTGAAAGCTGCCAGTAAAGATTTGGTAAACATAAAGCCTCCTTCCATGGAATGCCACTAGCATGGCATCCAAAGAAAAAGGCTGAAAGTCCAAGAGCGAATCAGGTGCTAAAGTACAGGCTTCACTTTACCGCAATCAGCAGAAATAAACTTACCCTGATAGCGAATTTGTGTGTTGCTGCCTTTGCTGGTTTTGCCGTTCATCAAGCCTTCGTATTCGTTGCTGGATTTGGCATTCCATTCAAAGTCACCCTTGGCGTCGTCTTTCGGACAGTCAAAAGTTCCCGCCAGCTTCTTGGCAGTCTGCGTGGTGATCTTGGTGGTGCAGGCCTTGGTGCCTTCCATCACTTTGTTGGGATTTTTCAGCATGTCGGCAGTGTAGCAGATACGATAACCATTTTTTGTGACGGGGATTTTGTCAGAGCCCGATAGCATCGCTTCCATCTTTTTTCTTTGCTCGGGTGGCAGTTGTTCCAGGGCTTTGTTCATTTCAGCCATAGGATCAAAGGCTTTTCCGTCCAGGGTCATTTGCATTTTTACTTCCCAAAGGCCGGGCTTGATATCAAAAGCTGCGAATGATGTGGAAGCGGTAAAAAGTGCGGTGAGCAAAATCAAAAACTTCATGAAATCCTCCGGTTATTGGGGTGTCAGTTTCAGTTCGTATTTTTTGTTCTTTTCAATGTCTTCGGCCGCCATGTATTGCGGGCGATATTTTCCATCCAGGAACAATTGCACCTGGTCTTTATAGAAGGGTGACAGGATATGACCGGAAATGCCAATGGGATTAATGCCCCAACTGGTTTGGGGGCGGGCAAAATCAATCACCCGGCGAGTGCTGGGTCCTGCCACCACATTGAAGTCACCACCAAGGCCGCGCATCTTGTTGTTGTTGATTTCATTGTAGGCGCCCGGCATCGGGTAGGGCCCCAGATTAAATATCTTGTCCAGTGGGAAGCTGCGGCCCAGAGGGTGTTTGTATTCCACCGTGTGCAAGTCGCCCCAGGGAATGTCCTGCACTTTTTCAATCGCGGTTAAGAAAGCTTGCGT
Coding sequences within it:
- a CDS encoding DUF3617 domain-containing protein is translated as MKFLILLTALFTASTSFAAFDIKPGLWEVKMQMTLDGKAFDPMAEMNKALEQLPPEQRKKMEAMLSGSDKIPVTKNGYRICYTADMLKNPNKVMEGTKACTTKITTQTAKKLAGTFDCPKDDAKGDFEWNAKSSNEYEGLMNGKTSKGSNTQIRYQGKFISADCGKVKPVL